A genomic stretch from Armatimonadota bacterium includes:
- a CDS encoding FAD-dependent oxidoreductase, translating to MKSSYDVVVVGSGHNGLVAAAYLARAGKSVLVLERNSTLGGATASQKVFPDYEAYLSRYSYLVSLFPQKIVNDLGLTFRTERRTTASFTPYDSNSKGLVLSNVDEVRSRESMREMTGGDQAWADYERLMALETALAGRVWPTLLEPLRARNEFEAAMESPLEKEAWRSFVEEPLGGVIERYAQHDALRGLVMTDGKIGVFTHPDDPSLIQNRCFLYHVIGGGNGEWRVPVGGMRSLVNSLLDACRSAGVEFMSSTCVQGVSLGSEVHEVRFDHEGADFAVDARSVLVNAGPKTFARLFGLAWEPTATDEGSVVKINMLLRRLPKVRAAGVSSEEAFAGSFHIDEGYEQMRQSFATAATGVVPNPAPGEMYCHTLTDPSILSDELRREGYHTLTLFGLDMPYRLFEEDHDARKRRVLELYLEGLDRICAEPFADCLAFDADGRPCIEIKTPQDLEMEVDLDLGNIFHNSLSWPFADRAEDTGTWGVETEFPRVYRAGSSALRGGAVSGIPGHNAAMCLLEAESRLEAERVTLR from the coding sequence TTGAAGTCCTCCTACGACGTTGTCGTGGTCGGTAGCGGGCACAACGGCTTGGTCGCGGCGGCGTATTTAGCGCGGGCCGGGAAGTCGGTTTTGGTTTTGGAGCGGAATTCGACTTTGGGCGGGGCGACGGCTTCGCAGAAGGTCTTTCCCGATTACGAGGCGTACCTTTCGCGCTATTCCTACCTGGTGTCTCTCTTTCCGCAGAAGATCGTCAACGACTTGGGACTGACCTTTCGGACGGAGCGGCGAACAACGGCTTCCTTTACGCCGTACGATAGCAATTCAAAGGGGCTGGTGCTTTCGAACGTCGATGAGGTGCGGTCGCGGGAGTCGATGAGGGAGATGACAGGCGGCGATCAGGCGTGGGCTGATTACGAGCGGCTGATGGCGCTGGAGACGGCTTTAGCTGGGCGAGTTTGGCCGACCCTGCTGGAGCCTTTGCGCGCGCGGAACGAGTTTGAGGCGGCGATGGAGTCGCCTTTGGAGAAGGAGGCTTGGCGGTCGTTTGTGGAGGAACCTTTGGGCGGCGTGATCGAGCGATATGCCCAGCATGACGCGTTGCGCGGCCTGGTGATGACGGACGGCAAGATCGGCGTGTTTACCCATCCCGACGACCCATCCCTGATTCAGAATCGATGCTTTTTGTACCACGTGATCGGCGGTGGGAACGGCGAATGGCGCGTGCCGGTAGGCGGGATGCGGTCGCTGGTGAATTCGCTTTTGGATGCTTGTCGGTCGGCGGGTGTCGAGTTTATGAGTTCGACTTGTGTTCAAGGTGTTTCGCTCGGCTCTGAAGTCCATGAAGTTCGGTTCGATCACGAGGGGGCTGATTTTGCGGTCGATGCTCGCTCTGTGCTGGTGAACGCGGGTCCTAAGACGTTCGCTCGGCTCTTTGGGTTGGCTTGGGAGCCAACGGCGACGGACGAGGGATCGGTGGTGAAGATCAACATGCTTTTGCGGCGCTTGCCGAAGGTTCGAGCGGCGGGAGTGTCGTCGGAAGAGGCGTTTGCCGGATCGTTCCACATCGACGAAGGATACGAGCAGATGCGGCAGTCGTTTGCGACGGCGGCGACGGGCGTGGTGCCAAACCCGGCTCCGGGCGAAATGTATTGCCATACGCTGACGGACCCATCGATTTTGAGCGATGAGTTGCGGCGTGAGGGGTACCACACGCTGACGCTGTTCGGGCTCGACATGCCTTATCGGCTGTTCGAAGAGGACCACGACGCGCGGAAGCGGCGGGTGCTGGAGCTTTATCTGGAGGGGCTGGACCGAATCTGCGCGGAGCCGTTTGCGGACTGCCTGGCATTTGATGCGGACGGGCGTCCGTGCATCGAGATCAAGACGCCGCAGGACCTTGAGATGGAGGTCGATCTTGATCTCGGGAACATCTTCCACAACTCGCTTTCGTGGCCGTTTGCCGACCGGGCGGAGGACACAGGGACCTGGGGTGTTGAGACCGAGTTTCCTCGTGTTTATCGAGCCGGGTCGTCGGCGTTGCGAGGCGGCGCAGTGAGCGGAATACCCGGCCATAACGCGGCGATGTGCCTGCTTGAGGCGGAGAGCCGTCTTGAAGCAGAACGGGTTACCCTGCGCTAG